In Capricornis sumatraensis isolate serow.1 chromosome 16, serow.2, whole genome shotgun sequence, a genomic segment contains:
- the MUC15 gene encoding mucin-15 isoform X2 produces the protein MLTSAKILLISVLSSLLLFGSHGEEGQKTNTTESAAEDLKTRENQSVPLESKANLTSDKENRETPNPKASNFSFEDPSNKTHDDTGFYSNLSTDNSSRSPRLMPTLSPRPPSIHSFVSKLPWNSSIADNSLLPVSAPLNTTVPVSSENFTRSSINDTLKAPDNSSITVSNLPSGPNTISVTPMVTDGWPTTTRESMEGFTIYQETTLHPTLKFTNNSKIFPNTSDPQEVLRLDNAPEPYDVSFGNSSYYNPSANDSSTSAGGENAHDGIPMDDIPPLRTSV, from the exons ATGTTGACTTCAGCCAAAATTCTGTTGATTTCAGTTTTGTCTAGTTTATTACTGTTTGGAAGCCATGGGGAAGAAggtcaaaaaacaaacacaacagaaAGCGCGGCAGAAGACTTAAAAACAAGGGAAAATCAATCTGTTCCTTTAGAAAGTAAAGCAAATTTAACCTCAgataaagaaaatagagaaacccCCAATCCCAAGGCAAGTAATTTCTCTTTTGAGGATCCATCAAATAAAACACATGATGATACAGGTTTCTACAGCAATCTGTCAACAGATAACTCTTCCAGGAGTCCGAGACTCATGCCTACACTTTCCCCAAGACCTCCCTCAATACACAGCTTTGTTTCCAAACTGCCTTGGAACTCATCCATAGCAGATAACAGTCTTCTGCCAGTTTCAGCCCCTCTCAATACCACAGTTCCTGTGTCTTCAGAAAACTTTACCCGGTCTTCCATCAATGATACCTTGAAAGCTCCTGACAACAGTTCCATTACAGTTAGCAACCTCCCTTCAGGACCAAACACCATATCTGTGACCCCCATGGTAACAGATGGATGGCCTACCACAACCAGGGAGAGCATGGAGGGGTTTACCATCTATCAAGAAACAACTTTACATCCCACCCTGAAATTCACCAATAATTCAAAAATCTTTCCAAATACGTCAGACCCCCAAGAAG tTCTGCGATTAGATAATGCACCGGAACCTTATGATGTGAGTTTTGGGAACTCTAGTTATTACAACCCAAGTGCAAATGATTCATCTACTTCAGCAGGTGGAGAAAATGCGCATGACGGCATTCCTATGGATGACATACCTCCGCTTCGCACCTCAGTGTAA
- the MUC15 gene encoding mucin-15 isoform X1, which produces MLTSAKILLISVLSSLLLFGSHGEEGQKTNTTESAAEDLKTRENQSVPLESKANLTSDKENRETPNPKASNFSFEDPSNKTHDDTGFYSNLSTDNSSRSPRLMPTLSPRPPSIHSFVSKLPWNSSIADNSLLPVSAPLNTTVPVSSENFTRSSINDTLKAPDNSSITVSNLPSGPNTISVTPMVTDGWPTTTRESMEGFTIYQETTLHPTLKFTNNSKIFPNTSDPQEENRNTGVVFGAILGAILGASLLSLVGYLLCGKRKTDSFSHRRLYDDRNEPVLRLDNAPEPYDVSFGNSSYYNPSANDSSTSAGGENAHDGIPMDDIPPLRTSV; this is translated from the exons ATGTTGACTTCAGCCAAAATTCTGTTGATTTCAGTTTTGTCTAGTTTATTACTGTTTGGAAGCCATGGGGAAGAAggtcaaaaaacaaacacaacagaaAGCGCGGCAGAAGACTTAAAAACAAGGGAAAATCAATCTGTTCCTTTAGAAAGTAAAGCAAATTTAACCTCAgataaagaaaatagagaaacccCCAATCCCAAGGCAAGTAATTTCTCTTTTGAGGATCCATCAAATAAAACACATGATGATACAGGTTTCTACAGCAATCTGTCAACAGATAACTCTTCCAGGAGTCCGAGACTCATGCCTACACTTTCCCCAAGACCTCCCTCAATACACAGCTTTGTTTCCAAACTGCCTTGGAACTCATCCATAGCAGATAACAGTCTTCTGCCAGTTTCAGCCCCTCTCAATACCACAGTTCCTGTGTCTTCAGAAAACTTTACCCGGTCTTCCATCAATGATACCTTGAAAGCTCCTGACAACAGTTCCATTACAGTTAGCAACCTCCCTTCAGGACCAAACACCATATCTGTGACCCCCATGGTAACAGATGGATGGCCTACCACAACCAGGGAGAGCATGGAGGGGTTTACCATCTATCAAGAAACAACTTTACATCCCACCCTGAAATTCACCAATAATTCAAAAATCTTTCCAAATACGTCAGACCCCCAAGAAG AGAACAGAAATACAGGAGTAGTATTTGGGGCCATTTTAGGTGCTATTCTGGGTGCTTCATTGCTTAGTCTTGTTGGCTACCTTTTAtgtggaaaaaggaaaacagattcaTTTTCCCATCGGCGACTTTATGACGACAGAAATGAACCAG tTCTGCGATTAGATAATGCACCGGAACCTTATGATGTGAGTTTTGGGAACTCTAGTTATTACAACCCAAGTGCAAATGATTCATCTACTTCAGCAGGTGGAGAAAATGCGCATGACGGCATTCCTATGGATGACATACCTCCGCTTCGCACCTCAGTGTAA